Proteins from a genomic interval of Trifolium pratense cultivar HEN17-A07 linkage group LG6, ARS_RC_1.1, whole genome shotgun sequence:
- the LOC123891989 gene encoding uncharacterized protein LOC123891989, whose protein sequence is MAENSSAEHVDKVTLRVLVDKEKNKVVYAEAGKDFVDVLFSFLTLPLGTIARLVAKESNIEAVRFGSISSLYQSVSDLDEQYLWSKTCKDMLLMPRNSMGGYCKNMKLNIDDTEPLQSYYLCEKVTCKIEKRACVSYFSNQKCTICGGLLNRKNTWILTEQIGFVKQISTFIVSDDLVVMPNIIGTSLNLLQKHGINGFDTIDKQTVNISKKEVIDLLKLSLVSKTALSDFILKKEQFVYKLDPKNRFGVFTVEEKELSDKMVVKVVRRKSNEQILFVEAEEDFVDFIFSFLTFPLGGVLRVLQGLSFLYCIDNLYNSMTELSPDKSFSSQKLKDVLTNPHVSSQLELSNQILPIRNHNYKESSTSYNFVDPKSSISGGYTNGPMTFMVTDELVVTPMSSIDGISYIERMKVLLGDVEEMVINIGQKEGLSILKASLSSTSALTNGLKQYLVVYGIAVSIDNGKGVFVYEGLVKWFAGKKNRKWYRYFIFVGIDHGAGIVRDVSSG, encoded by the exons ATGGCTGAAAATTCATCAGCTGAACATGTTGACAAAGTCACATTGAGAGTTTTGGTGgacaaagaaaagaacaaagtTGTGTATGCTGAGGCAGGGAAGGATTTTGTTGATGTTCTTTTCAGCTTCTTAACATTGCCTTTAGGTACTATTGCAAGACTTGTTGCTAAGGAGTCTAATATTGAAGCAGTGAGATTTGGCAGCATTAGCTCACTCTATCAAAGTGTCTCAGATCTTGATGAACAATATCTATGGTCAAAGACTTGCAAGGATATGCTACTCATGCCAAGAAACTCAATGGGAGGTTATTGCAAGAATATGAAACTGAACATTGATGATACTGAACCCTTGCAGTCCTATTACCTCTGTGAGAAGGTGACttgcaaaattgaaaaaaggGCCTGTGTGAGTTACTTCAGTAATcaaaaatgtactatttgtGGAGGGCTATTGAACCGAAAAAATACCTGGATTTTGACGGAACAAATTGGCTTTGTTAAACAAATTTCAACATTTATTGTTTCTGATGATCTTGTTGTGATGCCTAATATTATTGGAACAAGTTTAAATCTGCTTCAGAAGCATGGAATCAATGGCTTTGATACTATTGATAAACAAACTGTTAATATCAGCAAGAAAGAg GTGATTGATCTTCTCAAATTGTCTTTGGTCTCAAAAACTGCTCTGTCAGACTTTATCCTCAAAAAGGAAcaatttgtttataaattagACCCAAAAAATCGATTTGGGGTTTTCACTGTTGAAGAAAAGGAACTATCTGATAAAATGGTTGTGAAAGTGGTGAGAAGAAAATCAAATGAACAGATTTTGTTTGTTGAAGCAGAggaagattttgttgattttatttttagttttctgACCTTTCCCTTGGGTGGAGTGTTGCGTGTTCTCCAAGGATTATCTTTCTTATACTGCATTGATAACTTATATAATAGCATGACTGAATTGAGTCCGGACAAGTCTTTTTCCTCACAGAAACTCAAAGACGTACTAACTAATCCCCATGTTTCCAGTCAATTGGAACTCAGCAACCAGATATTACCAATACGTAATCACAATTATAAGGAAAGCAGTACATCATATAACTTTGTTGATCCAAAATCCTCCATTTCTGGAGGATATACTAACGGACCAATGACGTTTATGGTGACAGATGAATTAGTTGTGACTCCAATGTCATCCATTGATGGTATTTCATATATAGAAAGAATGAAGGTCCTCCTTGGTGATGTTGAGGAAATGGTCATTAATATTGGCCAGAAAGAG GGTCTCAGCATACTAAAAGCTTCGTTGTCCTCAACATCTGCTCTGACTAACGGCCTCAAGCAGTACCTAG TTGTTTATGGGATTGCTGTTTCCATTGATAATGGGAAGGGAGTGTTTGTTTACGAAgggctggttaaatggtttgcTGGAAAGAAGAATAGGAAATGGTATAGATACTTCATTTTTGTTGGGATTGATCATGGGGCGGGCATTGTTAGAGATGTATCAAGTGGTTAA
- the LOC123891990 gene encoding uncharacterized protein LOC123891990 — MGAYLSKEHVNVKLFIDEEKNKVLFVQAGKDFMDVLLSFLTLPLGTIARLVSKNSNIQKVRVGSISSLYDSVVNLDEKQFWTPVCKEMLLRPRNSMEEYCQRIKLNIDDTEKMKYFVCENQNCSRESGALLSTFRNQRCKCGKPMNREIFLASSCTNEKVDYEGFVPDTASFIISDDLSVKPDTLSGTIFKPINLPESCNLDAIKQVTINVTRKEILDLLKCSLFSMTPLTDVFLKKNLVIENRNTQSISSFDTDCRDQKSKSREKKISVKLLVRKSSNTVLFALGGEDFADFVISLLTFPLGGVEYMLNGKSYMGSIDNLYQSISVLDRCKYLRSPDLVDKLVKSRLAHQFKICNQILPIDEASAFNYACYSKKEMYGEVRSSLVASNGCSWSFFDTCVHLEYLEPQSSTGDAYNRFAIGGRGFTKKPALYMVSDDLIVTPGSSTSAISVLTKLRIPLSDVVECDIDIGKNESLSIVKASLISSSALTNGFGPFLTKFT, encoded by the exons ATGGGTGCATATCTAAGCAAAGAACATGTTAATGTGAAACTTTTCAtagatgaagagaaaaataaagttttgtttgtACAAGCAGGGAAAGATTTTATGGATGTGCTACTTAGCTTCTTAACTTTGCCTTTGGGCACAATTGCTAGGCTTGTCAGCAAGAACTCTAACATCCAAAAAGTTAGAGTTGGAAGCATAAGCTCTTTGTATGATAGTGTTGTCAACCTTGACGAAAAGCAATTCTGGACACCTGTTTGCAAAGAAATGCTGCTTCGACCAAGGAACTCAATGGAAGAATATTGCCAACGTATAAAACTTAACATTGACGACACTGAGAAAATGAAGTACTTTGTATGTGAGAATCAGAACTGCAGTCGTGAATCGGGGGCTTTGTTGAGTACATTCAGGAATCAAAGATGCAAGTGTGGAAAACCGATGAATCGAGAGATATTTCTTGCAAGTTCATGCACTAATGAAAAAGTTGATTATGAAGGGTTTGTTCCAGATACTGCATCTTTCATTATTTCAGATGATTTGAGTGTAAAACCAGATACTTTAAGTGGGACTATTTTCAAACCTATTAATCTTCCAGAAAGTTGTAATTTGGATGCTATCAAGCAAGTCACAATAAATGTTACTCGGAAAGAG ATTTTGGACTTGCTCAAGTGCTCCTTATTTTCGATGACACCTTTAACCGACGTATTCTTGAAGAAGAATTTGGTTATTGAGAATAGGAACACACAATCCATCAGCTCATTTGACACTGATTGTCGCGACCAGAAATCAAAgtcaagagagaaaaaaattagtgTAAAGCTACTGGTAAGAAAATCAAGTAACACAGTATTGTTCGCTTTAGGTGGCGAGGATTTTGCAGATTTCGTTATAAGTTTATTAACATTCCCGTTAGGAGGTGTCGAGTACATGTTAAACGGGAAATCTTACATGGGCAGCATTGATAATCTTTACCAGAGTATCTCTGTTTTGGACCGTTGTAAATATTTAAGATCCCCTGATTTGGTTGATAAACTTGTTAAATCTCGGCTTGCACACCAATTTAAAATCTGCAACCAGATTTTACCGATTGACGAAGCTTCTGCTTTTAATTACGCTTGTTATAGTAAGAAAGAGATGTATGGTGAAGTGAGAAGCTCTTTAGTTGCCTCAAATGGTTGTTCTTGGTCATTTTTTGATACTTGTGTTCATTTGGAATATTTGGAGCCACAATCATCAACTGGTGATGCATATAACAGATTTGCAATTGGTGGAAGAGGATTCACTAAGAAACCGGCATTGTACATGGTTTCAGATGACTTGATCGTCACACCAGGTTCCTCCACCTCTGCCATATCTGTTCTGACTAAATTGAGAATTCCTCTCTCTGATGTGGTGGAATGTGACATTGACATTGGCAAAAATGAG AGTCTCAGCATTGTGAAAGCTTCTTTGATCTCATCTTCTGCTCTGACTAATGGTTTCGGTCCATTCCTTACAAAATTTACATGA
- the LOC123888431 gene encoding uncharacterized protein LOC123888431 produces MAAGMASESVEQGDKVTLRVIVDKGRNQVVYAEAGKDFVDVLFSFLTLPLGTIARLVAKESNIEAVRFGSISSIYESVSDLDQQHLWSHNCKEMLLNPRNSMEDHYKHLKLNIDDTPLQLFMCEDKSCRSCVSIFSNQKCHCGKLLKTDVHLIYQKGFVKESATFIIQDDLNVMPNDLGTSLCLLQKRGINNIADIEKKMILVGKKEVADLLKLSLLSKTPLSDFVLKRKPILCNLNQNFEPKIKIENGLPSSDSDEGKQMVVKVIRRTSNGKILFATAEEDFADILFSFLTFPLGAVLQMLEGFSSISCMDCLYRSIKELSPDRCLRSQELKDKLIKPDIFPNFELRRQILAIETFELTWNSQRLDFIDPKSPISGGYAKGPLTIMVTDDLIVTPMSSIDAISYLERMNVPLNDIEEIVLNIGKNEGLSILKASLTSTSVLTNSLNQYIG; encoded by the exons ATGGCAGCTGGCATGGCAAGTGAATCAGTTGAACAAGGTGATAAAGTTACCTTGAGAGTCATTGTGGACAAAGGAAGGAACCAAGTTGTGTATGCTGAGGCTGGCAAGGATTTTGTTGATGTTCTTTTCAGCTTCTTAACATTGCCTTTAGGTACTATTGCAAGACTCGTTGCTAAAGAATCAAATATTGAAGCAGTGAGATTTGGCAGCATAAGCTCAATTTATGAAAGTGTATCAGACCTTGATCAACAACATCTATGGTCACATAATTGCAAGGAAATGTTACTCAATCCAAGGAACTCAATGGAAGATCATTACAAGCACCTCAAACTGAACATTGATGACACACCCTTACAGTTGTTCATGTGTGAGGATAAGTCTTGTAGGAGTTGTGTGAGTATTTTTAGTAACCAGAAGTGCCACTGTGGAAAGCTTTTGAAAACAGATGTTCATTTGATTTATCAAAAAGGCTTTGTTAAGGAAAGTGCTACTTTTATAATACAGGATGATCTTAATGTGATGCCTAATGATCTAGGAACAAGTCTTTGTTTGCTTCAGAAGCGAGGAATCAACAACATTGCAGATATTGAGAAAAAAATGATACTTGTCGGCAAGAAGGAG GTAGCAGATCTTCTCAAGTTGTCCTTGCTTTCAAAGACCCCTCTGTCAGACTTTGTATTGAAGAGGAAACCAATCCTTTgtaatttgaatcaaaatttcgAGCCCAAGATTAAGATCGAAAATGGCTTACCATCGTCAGATTCTGATGAGGGTAAGCAGATGGTTGTGAAAGTAATAAGAAGAACATCAAATGGAAAGATTTTGTTTGCTACCGCAGAGGAAGATTTTGCAGACATTCTTTTTAGTTTTCTCACCTTTCCTTTGGGGGCAGTGTTGCAAATGCTAGAAGGATTCTCTTCTATAAGCTGCATGGATTGTTTATATAGGAGCATTAAAGAGTTGAGTCCAGATAGATGTTTAAGGTCACAGGAACTCAAAGACAAACTAATTAAGCCTgatatttttccaaattttgaacttaGAAGGCAAATATTAGCAATTGAAACATTTGAACTCACTTGGAATAGCCAACGATTGGATTTTATTGATCCAAAATCCCCTATTTCCGGGGGATATGCCAAAGGTCCATTAACTATTATGGTGACAGACGACTTGATTGTGACTCCAATGTCATCCATTGATGCTATTTCATATCTAGAAAGAATGAATGTCCCCCTTAATGATATAGAGGAAATTGTTCTTAATATTGGCAAGAATGAG GGTCTCAGCATTCTAAAAGCTTCATTGACCTCAACATCTGTTTTGACGAACAGCCTTAACCAGTACATAG GCTAG